From the Cloacibacillus sp. genome, the window ATATCTCCGAGGCCGAGCTGCACTGCGCTGTAACTGTTCTTTTCAGGTGTCCGGATTTCAACGATCGTGCAGGGACCTGCTTCAATAACTGTTACAGGTACCGCTTTGCCGTTTTCGTCGAAGACCTGGGTCATCCCTACCTTGCGGCCCAGAATCCCCATACTCATTGACGTTTCACTCCTTTTTCAGATTAGAACTAATTAAAGTTTAATCTGTATATCAACACCAGAGGGCAGATTCAGCTCCATAAGAGCCTCCATCGTCTTCTGCGTTGGGTCGATTATATCGATCAGACGCTTGTGCGTCCTGATCTCGTACTGGTCGCGCGCATCCTTGTCGACGTGCGGCGAGGTAAGCACGCAGTAGCGGTTGACCTCTGTCGGAAGGGGCACGGGACCCGAAACTCTGGCGCCTGTGCGCTGCGCCGTGTCGGCTATCTGCGTAGCCGAGGCGTCGAGAACGCGGTGGTCGAA encodes:
- the rpsJ gene encoding 30S ribosomal protein S10, translating into MLAKKIRIKLKAFDHRVLDASATQIADTAQRTGARVSGPVPLPTEVNRYCVLTSPHVDKDARDQYEIRTHKRLIDIIDPTQKTMEALMELNLPSGVDIQIKL